The Camelina sativa cultivar DH55 chromosome 14, Cs, whole genome shotgun sequence genome includes a window with the following:
- the LOC104742919 gene encoding inactive GDSL esterase/lipase-like protein 23, translating to MADHCNLVSVLGLLLVLTLFHNPITVAGQTIPAVGLFTFGDSNFDAGNKQTLAKAFVAQGFWPYGKSRDDPYGKFSDGLIAPDFVAKFMGIPIEIPAALKPNVNVSRGASFAVADATLLGAPVESLTLIQQVKRFNQMKPANWNDDFIKKSVFMIYIGANDYLNFTKNNPNADASAQQAFVISVTNKLKNDISLLYSSGASKFVIQNLAPLGCLPIVRQDYNTGMDQCYEKLNDLAKQHNEKLGPMLNDMAKTAPGFQFTVFDFYNAILRRTQRNMNFRFSITNSSCCGVGTHNAYGCGLPNVHSKLCEFQRSYLFFDGRHNTEKAQEMFGHLLFGADPNVIQPMNVRELVVYPVDEPMRESWEPTTSTTVQASDSSRGYEFY from the exons ATGGCAGACCACTGTAATTTAGTCAGTGTTCTAGGGTTACTTTTGGTATTGACCCTCTTTCACAACCCGATCACCGTCGCCGGACAGACTATTCCGGCGGTGGGCTTGTTTACCTTCGGCGACTCCAACTTCGACGCCGGAAACAAACAGACTCTCGCTAAAGCTTTCGTCGCTCAAGGTTTCTGGCCGTACGGAAAATCCCGAGATGATCCCTACGGCAAATTCTCCGACGGCCTCATCGCTCCGGACTTCGTCG CTAAATTCATGGGGATTCCGATCGAGATCCCCGCTGCTCTTAAACCGAACGTAAATGTCTCACGTGGAGCTAGTTTCGCCGTCGCCGATGCTACTCTTCTCGGAGCTCCGGTGGAATCT ttGACTCTGATACAACAAGTGAAAAGATTCAATCAAATGAAACCAGCAAACTGGAATGATGACTTCATCAAGAAGTCGGTGTTTATGATATACATTGGTGCAAACGATTACTTGAATTTCACCAAGAACAACCCTAACGCCGATGCATCTGCCCAACAAGCTTTTGTCATTTCCGTGACCAACAAGTTAAAGAACGATATTAGCTTGTTGTATTCATCAGGAGCGAGTAAGTTCGTGATCCAAAACCTAGCTCCATTGGGTTGCTTACCTATCGTCAGACAAGATTACAACACCGGGATGGATCAATGCTATGAAAAACTCAACGATTTGGCTAAGCAACACAACGAAAAACTTGGACCGATGTTGAACGATATGGCTAAAACCGCTCCTGGTTTCCAGTTCACCGTCTTCGATTTCTACAATGCCATTCTTCGTAGGACGCAGAGGAACATGAACTTCC GGTTTTCCATTACAAATTCATCGTGCTGCGGAGTTGGGACACACAATGCTTATGGTTGCGGTTTACCTAACGTGCACTCGAAGCTATGCGAGTTCCAACGGTCTTACCTATTCTTCGACGGACGTCACAACACCGAGAAGGCGCAAGAAATGTTCGGCCATCTACTTTTTGGAGCcgatccaaatgttatccaacCGATGAACGTCCGTGAGCTCGTGGTTTACCCAGTCGATGAACCTATGCGTGAGTCTTGGGAGCCTACAACGTCAACCACTGTCCAAGCCAGCGATTCTAGCCGCGGTTATGAATTTTACTGA
- the LOC104742918 gene encoding GDSL esterase/lipase 3-like translates to MKNSQLVSIIFFVYATISSIGSINCRDNINLVTNQAALFVFGDSLFDAGNNNYIDTVSSFRSNIWPYGQTTFKQPTGRISDGRLIPDFIAENAWLPLIPPNLQPSNGNNQFIYGVTFASAGAGALVGTLPGMVINLGTQVNNFKNVEKSLRSELGNAVTKRVFSRAVYLFHIGGNDYFYPFSANSSTFQSNSREKFVDFVIGNTTSVIEELYEMGGRKFGFLNMGPYDCAPNSLIRDRTKIGSCFKPAAELIDMHNKKFPDVLRRLQSELSGFRYALHDYHTSLSERINNPSKYGFKEGKKACCGSGPLRGINTCGNRMGPSQSYELCGNVTDYLFFDSSHLTEKAHRQIAELIWSGQPNVTGPYNLKALFELQLT, encoded by the exons ATGAAAAACTCTCAATTAGTttcgatcatcttcttcgtctacGCAACAATCTCGTCGATCGGCTCAATCAACTGCAGAGATAATATTAATCTGGTAACAAACCAAGCTGCTTTGTTCGTGTTTGGAGATTCTCTTTTCGATGCCGGAAACAACAACTACATCGATACTGTCTCAAGTTTCCGGTCTAACATATGGCCGTACGGTCAAACCACTTTCAAACAACCCACCGGAAGAATCTCTGACGGGCGTTTGATTCCAGATTTCATCG CTGAGAACGCATGGTTACCGTTGATCCCGCCAAATCTACAACCAAGCAACGGTAACAATCAATTTATTTATGGAGTAACTTTTGCTTCTGCTGGCGCTGGAGCTTTGGTCGGAACCTTACCTGGAATG GTGATAAATTTGGGAACACAGGTAAACAACttcaaaaatgttgaaaagAGTTTGAGGTCTGAATTAGGAAATGCAGTGACCAAGAGGGTTTTCTCAAGAGCAGTTTATCTGTTTCATATCGGAGGCAACGACTACTTTTACCCTTTCTCTGCAAACTCCTCAACTTTCCAATCAAACTCTAGAGAGAAATTCGTCGATTTTGTTATCGGTAACACGACATCCGTGATCGag GAATTGTATGAAATGGGAGGAAGGAAGTTTGGATTTTTGAACATGGGACCGTACGACTGTGCACCAAATTCATTGATAAGAGACCGGACAAAGATAGGATCATGTTTTAAACCTGCCGCTGAGCTTATCGATATGCACAACAAGAAGTTTCCGGATGTCTTAAGAAGGCTACAAAGTGAACTATCCGGATTCAGATACGCTCTCCACGACTATCACACTTCTCTTTCCGAAAGAATCAACAATCCCTCGAAATACG GGTTTAAGGAAGGGAAGAAGGCATGTTGTGGGAGTGGACCATTGAGAGGAATCAATACGTGTGGAAACCGAATGGGACCATCACAAAGTTACGAGCTATGCGGAAACGTTACCGATTATTTGTTCTTTGATTCCTCTCATTTGACTGAAAAGGCCCATCGACAAATCGCAGAGCTGATTTGGAGCGGACAGCCTAATGTCACTGGACCTTATAATCTCAAAGCTTTATTTGAACTTCAGCTTACATAA